The sequence below is a genomic window from Acetivibrio clariflavus DSM 19732.
GTATACATTGTTGAACTATCTATTGATAAAATAGATGTAAAACCTTATATGGAAATTTTGGGCAAGATATAATAACTCAAAAGTAATCTTTTCATAATCAAATTAATTTCATTTTTGAAAGGTTGAATAAAGATGCAATAATCTGCTTAGTTATGGAGTTATAGCCTCTTTTTTATATTTTCAATTTTGTTTATGAATAAATATATTGATGAATTTTTCAGCAAGCAGGTCAAGGTATATAATTTTAAGTAGATAAAGAACAAATAACTTTTGGAAATCTTTAAAAAGTTTACCTAAGGGAATTCAGAAACAGGCATGTGAAATATTTGAGTTGTTTAAGGATGATCCTGATAATAGCAATCTAAACTTTCAAAAGTTGAAAGGTAAGGAGAATATAAGATTTGCTAGAATAAATCATAAATATAAAGCATTTGGCAAAATGAATGGCAATATTATATAATGTTTGAATGAATGCACATGACTATTACTCTTAAGTCAGAAGGTTTAAATGCAGAGATTTGAGGTGTGTTTATGGGATGGAAACATATTGTTGTTGAAGGGCATTGTTTCTTTGGGAAGTCTGAAGCTAACGATAATATTCCCAAATGCTGCAAAAACGGACCTGGAATATTGGGATTTATTGCCTCGATTCGGGAGAAGGGGAACAAAAACGTTGTAAATTTTTTGCTTATGGAAAGGCATGCTCAACACTTGTTTTGACTGATGCTTCGGGAGAAGAAGTAGCATTTGATGCATTTTGGTCTGATGAAGATAGAGCTAATAAGGAACTGTGGCTAAAAAAAGAAAGTGCTTGGATTAAGAATTTAAAAGAAAAAATTGATAAAGGAGAATTTTAGGTTATATTGTTTGCTGGTCCGTGTATATGTTTACAAAGGAAAAATAAACATCACAGATACGCATCTGTTCTAAGTTGAAGGTAAGATCGGACAGAAGCCGGCGACCTAAAAGTATGACAGGAGAAGTATTTCAAAACGGATTTAAAGTAAGACCGGCGGAACCTTGAGGACTTCCAGGACCATATCATATAGGGAGTGAGCAAAATGGTATTATTTGATGATGGATTGATAAAAGAATATGTTGAATGGAAAAATGCGAATCCTGATAATTTTTCTTGGTGGAACTATGTAAATATGAAAGCTGATTTAGATATGGCATTAGCTTTTGCAAAATTTTACTCACCGGAAGTTATTATTATTGAGGATTATTTCTTTCTAAAAGATAAATTTTCAAAAAGACTTTTTGAGCTTTGGAAAAAAGAATGTAATAACAGCAAAATTGATGTGGAAAAGATGATGAATATATACCAGTTAAGAGACTTCTTTCATATAAATGATCAGGATACAGATAATATTGATGAAAAATTAAAAGCTCTTGGGAATGTGCTAAAATTTTTCTGGGAGATGAGTTTCAGTCGAAGATATCCGGACAAGCAAGTTAAAGTGGAAGTTTTTAAGGAAGATGATGAAGAGCTTTTTATTACTGTGTATGAAATAAGTTGATTGCTATATAAATGCAACATCTGCTAAGTAAATTTTATTTGACATAATGTTTTTGAACACTATACGGTTTGTGATTCTTCTAAATAAATATACACATAAAAGTAATTTGAGGACCTATGCTAGAGGTACTTTTGCTGCAAGACATAAATGTTTTGGAGGAAATAGAAATGGGCCTGGATATTTTGTTATTTGATAAAGATAATAAAATAATTGGACAAAAAGAGATTACACTTTCGCTTCATGAAGAAATATTTAACGGTAAAACAAAATGTAATTGGAGTAACTTCCCTTATTTAAAGAAGCTAAAGGACGATTACAAGACTAATATAATATTTACGGATAATGAGATTAAAGCGTTTTTGGATGATTTAATGGGGATTAAGTCATTTCTGGATGAAGGCTATGAAAGCAAATTAAGTAGTTTGATTAAAGACTTGGATAATAAAAGTGTTTATAAGATACACATTGCGGGAGATTGAAATAATTGTTTGCAATAACTGTGTGTATGGGAGTAACTTGTAAAAATTTACATACATTTTAGAGGATTAACGTCAATGGAAGAGTTAGTATTTGAAATGTTAAAAACAAAAGGACTTATAAATGATAAAGATGATTTGGTTGCTAATAATGAAATTGAGGTTAATGGTAATGAAGTGATTGTTAAGGGAAATAAAAGAGGTTTAATATTACTTGCCGATTACTTAGTCCAAATTGCTATAAGTGATAGCTTAAAAAAACATATACATTTGGATATAGATAATTTCTTTGACAAAGCAAACTGTGATTTAATTATTTGTAAGGAATAGCAAAAAAGCGTTATAACTATTACGCAAACAGAAAACGAATAAACCGGAGGATAATCATTAATTTTCCGAATTCAGCCAGACGTTTGATTTAAAGTTTATAATGTTTAAACATGATTTAACTGGGCTTTTAGATTTGCATTTTCAGTTTCTGCCCTCATGATTTAATCTTCACTTCTCTTTGCATTACCAAGAACTTGAACATACTTGGTTCAAAATTCTTCAAATTCAGACTTATGTTTCAATAATTTCAGTTGAAATTTACTGCAAGAACTCTGAGATATGATATTATAAAATTAGAAGTTTATGCAGTGATTTATACTTTCTAAACTGTTGTTCTGAGGTAAACTTTTTGTAAAAGCAAGATTAAAGGAGGGGTAAGATTGCCCAAAGGTACTAAGCAGCTATTTGCAGTCCTACTTTTATTGTCATTGTATATATTGTTTATCGGAGCTAAAGATGTATGGAACAAGGTGCTGATTAAAATGGACGGAGTAACAACAACGGGAATAGTAATTGAATCTAGGAACGATGATGCCAATGATTCATGTCTATCAATTATTCAATTTACGGATGAAAATGGACAGATTCATACATTTAAGACAAACGCAGGATATAAGCTGGGCAGAGCGATAGAAGTGAGGTATAAGCGGGATGACCCCTCAATAGCACATACAACGGATTTTATAGGAACATGGTTTTGGACTGCAGTTATCCTGGCGATAGGATTAATTTTGCTCTTTACCAGTATCTGTGGATTACTGGCAGCTCATTTTTTATATAGATGAGGTATAAAAATAACAAGGTCTATTATTAATCAAAACAGCCATACAGATTTCAAGTCTGTATGGCTGTCGAATTTTATTTACTTCAATTAAGCCAAGTGAAAGACACAAAATCGGAGGGCTTGATGCCCTTTAGATTTTATTCATTCATTGCTTGTCTGGCTTGCTCAATCATCATATCCTTGACCTTCATGAGTCTTGTGAGGTTACCTCTTTCATTTTCATCAAGTTTCATTGTGATATACTTGATGGTCTCGGTCAATTGAGGGATCATTACATATTCCAGGGCGTTAACCCTTCTTCTGGTTTTTTCGATTTCCTCAGCCAGCAGCTGTGCCGATTTTTCAATTTGGGCAAGTTCTAAAATATCAGGAAGAACTTCTGATAGTGTTCCTATTGCACCGTCCAGCTCGGCAGAGGTTGCTGCAAAGCCATAAGGGTATATATCGGTATCATCGGAGCTTGAAGTTTTATACTCCAGCACAGGGACATCAACGCTCATTATATTTTTGGTTGACACCTCAAGGGATACACTTTGTTTTGGAAACATAAGTGCAGCCTCCAAACTTTCGGAGGACATAACAGCCCTGGCTATAAGGAAATTTTTGTGCACTGTCATCAATTTTTCTTCTACCTTTTCGCGGAGCTCTTTGTTTTTGCTGACTAATTCAAGAAATTGTTTCATTAACTCATCCCGTTTATCTTTTAAAAGCTTATGGCCTCTTCGGGCAACTGCCAATCTCTTTTTTAGACGAGTGAGCTCCATCCTGGTCGGATTAACTCGCATAAGTGCCATAACTATTCTCTCCTTCTAAGGGTATCTCAAAAAATACTGTACATGCATTTTTTAGCCTTTGAGAACCCATATACGTCTTCTTGAACTTAAATTTCACTACTTTAAAACAAAGTGAAAGAGGTAAAACAAAGTGATTTTATGTCTATACTTTTACTATTAGTATAAAATATCGATTAAGTTCAATATAATTTTAGGTACTGATGTTGTCTATTTTTCTTCCTGCTTCGGCAGATATTTGTCAAGATATTCGTCTCTTATACGCTTGAGCTCACTTCTAGGCAAAATGGATAGAAGTTTCCAACCTATCTCTAAGGTTTGTTCTATGGTTCTATCCTCATCAAAGCCTTGAGAAACATATTCTTTTTCAAAGGCATCTGCAAACTTGGCATAAAGTTTGTCTACATCGGTTAGTGCAGCGTCACCTAAGATTACGGCCAGCTCTTTTGCTTCCCTACCTCTTGCATAAGCTGCAAACAGCTGGTTCATAGTGTCTGCATGGTCTTCTCTTGTTTTACCTTTTCCTATTCCTTTGTCTTTAAGACGGGATAGGGAAGGAAGAACATCTATAGGTGGTGTAATACCCTTTCTGTGGAGTTCCCTTCCTAAAATAATCTGGCCTTCAGTAATATATCCTGTAAGGTCCGGAATAGGATGGGTTTTGTCATCTTCCGGCATTGTCAGTATAGGTATAAGGGTTATACTGCCTTCTTTTGAAATTTTTCTTCCGGCTCTTTCATATATAGTGGCAAGGTCGGTATACAGATAACCAGGATAACCTCTTCTTCCCGGAACTTCTTTTCTTGCTGCCGATACTTCACGAAGTGCTTCTGCGTAATTTGTTATATCGGTGAGGATTACAAGCACGTGCATATCTTTTTCAAAGGCAAGGTATTCGGCAGCTGTCAAAGCCATACGTGGTGTTGCTATACGCTCAATAGCCGGGTCATTGGCAAGGTTTATAAAAAGTACGGTACGGTCTATGGCACCGGTGCGTTTAAAGTCTGATATAAAATAGTCTGCTTCTTCGAAAGTTATACCTATGGCAGCAAATACAACGGCAAATTTACTGTCTGTTCCAAGAACTTTTGCCTGCCTTGCTATCTGTGCAGCCAGTTGTGCATGAGGCAGTCCGGAGCCTGAGAATATAGGCAGTTTTTGTCCACGGACAAGAGTATTAAGTCCGTCTATGGCAGAAATACCAGTCTGTATAAACTCTGAAGGATAGTTTCTGGCAGCAGGATTCATTGGAGTTCCGTTTATATCAAGTCTGTCCTCAGGAATTATATTCGGTCCTCCGTCAATGGGCGTTCCAAGACCGCTGAATACTCTTCCCAGCATATCTATTGATACGGGAAGCTCCAAACTTCTGCCCAAAAATCTTACTTTACTTTCCGCAACGTTTATTCCGGCAGAGCTCTCAAAAAGCTGTACAAGAGCATTATCGCCGTTTGCTTCCAAAACTTTGCAGCGTCTTATTTCGCCGTTTGAGAGTTCAATTTCTCCCAGTTCTTCGTATTTAACTCCTTCAACATGCTTTATCAGCATCAAAGGGCCGGCTACTTCGGAAATTGTTCTATACTCCTTAAGCATTTTTTGCCACCTCCTTTGATGTTAATGCATCTATTTGATCGTTAAGCTGTGTTTCAATTTCCTGGAATACTGTATTAACCTGATCTTCAGGAACATATTTTGATCGTCCTATTCGCTCTCTGACCGGTAATTCAAAAAGGTCTTTTATGGTTGCACCGGCTTCAAGGGCTTTTTTGCCTTTATAATAGAATCCCATTATAAGTTTTAACATTTTATATTGCTTATTGAGCGAGGTATATGTGTCTACCTCATGGAATGCGTTTTGGTGAAGATAGTCTTCGCGTATTGATTTTGCAGCTTCGAGGGTAAGCCTGTCGTTTGGTGAAAGTGCATCGACACCGACAAGTCTAACTATTTCTTCTAATTCTGATTCTTCCTGTAAAATCCTCATTGCATCGGAACGTAAGTTATTCCAATCCCGGGCTACATTTTCGCTTATCCATTTATCTAGCCTGTCTAAGTATAGTGAATAACTAAGCAGCCAGTTTATTGCAGGGAAATGACGTCTGTAAGCAAGGCTTGCGTCCAAGCCCCAGAATACTTTTACTATTCTAAGAGTAGCCTGCGTAACCGGTTCGGAAATATCACCGCCAGGAGGTGAAACTGCTCCGATTGCAGTGAGGGCACCTTCCCTTCCTTCAGTTCCAAGGCTTATAACTCTTCCTGCTCTTTCATAGAACTGTGCCAGCCTTGAGCCAAGATAAGCCGGATAACCTTCTTCACCAGGCATTTCTTCAAGACGTCCGGACATTTCTCTTAAAGCTTCCGCCCATCTGGATGTTGAGTCTGCCATGAGAGCAACGCTGTATCCCATATCTCTAAAATATTCTGCAATAGTGATTCCTGTATAAATAGAAGCCTCTCTGGCAGCAACCGGCATATCGGAAGTATTTGCTATAAGTACCGTTCTCTTCATGAGGGATTCTCCGGTTCTTGGGTCTTTCAGTTCAGGGAATTCCATTAAAACATCAGTCATTTCATTACCGCGTTCACCGCAACCTATATATACCACTATTTCAGCATCGGCCCATTTTGCCAGCTGATGCTGTACAACGGTTTTACCGCTTCCGAAAGGTCCCGGTACAGCAGCAACTCCACCTTTTGCTATAGGGAAGAGAGTGTCAATAACTCTTTGTCCGGTAACAAGGGGCTCTTCGGGAGGAAGTTTTTCCTTATAAGGTCTGCCTTTACGTACC
It includes:
- a CDS encoding Imm32 family immunity protein; its protein translation is MEELVFEMLKTKGLINDKDDLVANNEIEVNGNEVIVKGNKRGLILLADYLVQIAISDSLKKHIHLDIDNFFDKANCDLIICKE
- a CDS encoding DUF3592 domain-containing protein, with protein sequence MPKGTKQLFAVLLLLSLYILFIGAKDVWNKVLIKMDGVTTTGIVIESRNDDANDSCLSIIQFTDENGQIHTFKTNAGYKLGRAIEVRYKRDDPSIAHTTDFIGTWFWTAVILAIGLILLFTSICGLLAAHFLYR
- a CDS encoding ATP synthase subunit A, whose protein sequence is MSQGRIVKVSGPLVVAEGMRDCNMFDVVRVSDKHLIGEIIEMHGDRASIQVYEETAGLGPGEPVVSTGAPLSVELGPGLIETIFDGIQRPLVAMREMYGTNITRGIDVPSLDRKKKWKFEPTAKKGQKVVAGDIIGKVQETAVVEHRIMIPYGVSGTITEIYAGDFTVEDTVAKVQKDNGEIVNIQMMQKWPVRKGRPYKEKLPPEEPLVTGQRVIDTLFPIAKGGVAAVPGPFGSGKTVVQHQLAKWADAEIVVYIGCGERGNEMTDVLMEFPELKDPRTGESLMKRTVLIANTSDMPVAAREASIYTGITIAEYFRDMGYSVALMADSTSRWAEALREMSGRLEEMPGEEGYPAYLGSRLAQFYERAGRVISLGTEGREGALTAIGAVSPPGGDISEPVTQATLRIVKVFWGLDASLAYRRHFPAINWLLSYSLYLDRLDKWISENVARDWNNLRSDAMRILQEESELEEIVRLVGVDALSPNDRLTLEAAKSIREDYLHQNAFHEVDTYTSLNKQYKMLKLIMGFYYKGKKALEAGATIKDLFELPVRERIGRSKYVPEDQVNTVFQEIETQLNDQIDALTSKEVAKNA
- a CDS encoding V-type ATP synthase subunit D — translated: MALMRVNPTRMELTRLKKRLAVARRGHKLLKDKRDELMKQFLELVSKNKELREKVEEKLMTVHKNFLIARAVMSSESLEAALMFPKQSVSLEVSTKNIMSVDVPVLEYKTSSSDDTDIYPYGFAATSAELDGAIGTLSEVLPDILELAQIEKSAQLLAEEIEKTRRRVNALEYVMIPQLTETIKYITMKLDENERGNLTRLMKVKDMMIEQARQAMNE
- a CDS encoding V-type ATP synthase subunit B, with the protein product MLKEYRTISEVAGPLMLIKHVEGVKYEELGEIELSNGEIRRCKVLEANGDNALVQLFESSAGINVAESKVRFLGRSLELPVSIDMLGRVFSGLGTPIDGGPNIIPEDRLDINGTPMNPAARNYPSEFIQTGISAIDGLNTLVRGQKLPIFSGSGLPHAQLAAQIARQAKVLGTDSKFAVVFAAIGITFEEADYFISDFKRTGAIDRTVLFINLANDPAIERIATPRMALTAAEYLAFEKDMHVLVILTDITNYAEALREVSAARKEVPGRRGYPGYLYTDLATIYERAGRKISKEGSITLIPILTMPEDDKTHPIPDLTGYITEGQIILGRELHRKGITPPIDVLPSLSRLKDKGIGKGKTREDHADTMNQLFAAYARGREAKELAVILGDAALTDVDKLYAKFADAFEKEYVSQGFDEDRTIEQTLEIGWKLLSILPRSELKRIRDEYLDKYLPKQEEK